The region CGGGCCGCCACGAGCTGGCCGTACTGGTCGGCGTCGTAGAAGACGGCCAGCAGGAGGTCGTCGTCCGAGGCGAAGGGGCCGCGGTCGCGACGCACGCGCTCGAGCGCCGGCGGCAGGAGCTCCCCCGGGCGTGCGGTCACCGGCTGCTCGTTCCGCACGATCCGGTCCAGCACCTGCGGGTCCACCGGCGCGGCCAGCTCCCCGTAGTAGCCCAGCGCGTAGCGCCGCACCTCGTCGGGCACCGTCGCGTACCGCTCGCGGCCGATCACGTTCAGCACGGCCTGCGTCACGACGAACTGGGCGAAGGGGGAGACGACGATCGGGTAGCCCAGCTCCCGGCGGACGCGCGCCGCCTCCTCGAGGATCTCCTCCAGCCGGTGCTCGAGCCCCAGGTCGCGCAGCTGGCTCCGGAGGTTGCTGATCATCCCCCCCGGCACCTGGTGCTCGTAGTGGAAGGGGTCGTACTCCGCGATCTCGCCGAGCGGCTTGCCCTCCCGGGCCGCCACGTAGCGGAAGTAGTCGGCGACGGGACGGAGCCCCTCGACGTCGAGGTCGACCTCGAACCCCAGGCGCCGCGCGTTGGTGGCCACCCACTCCGTCGGCGGGTGGGAGGCGCCGTGGGCAAGCGGCGAGGTGGCGGTGTGGACGGTGTCGACCCCCAGACCGATCGCGTCGAGCGCGCAGAGCGGGGCGAGCCCGGTCAGGCAGTGCGAGTGGAGCTGGAGGGGCCGGTCACCGACCGCCGCCCGGAGCACCGGCACGAGCGTCCGCACGCGGTCGGGGGTGAGGAGCCCGCTCGGGTCCTTGAGAAAGACGGCGTCGACGCCCAGGCCGACCAGCGCGCGCGCCTTGGCCGCATAGTAGGCGTCGGTGTGCACGGGGCTCAGCGTGTAGACGATTCCGCCGTCGACGTAGAGCCCCGCGGCCTTGGACGCCCGCACCGGCACCGCCATGTTCCGCATGTCGTTCAGGGCGTCGTAGGGGGTGACGTAGCGGATGCCGTTGGCGGCGATGCGCCGGGCGGTGAGCTCCACCACGTCGTCGGGGAAGAACTCGAAGGTGAAGAGGCTCTGGGCACGGGTCATCACGATGAGCGGG is a window of Candidatus Rokuibacteriota bacterium DNA encoding:
- a CDS encoding pyruvate carboxylase subunit B — protein: MSPRSAATRKVGLIDVTLRDAHQSLWSTRMTTAMMLPVAPILDRVGFEAIDLVGGAVFDVCVRYLLEDPWERMRIMSRAITRTPLIVMTRAQSLFTFEFFPDDVVELTARRIAANGIRYVTPYDALNDMRNMAVPVRASKAAGLYVDGGIVYTLSPVHTDAYYAAKARALVGLGVDAVFLKDPSGLLTPDRVRTLVPVLRAAVGDRPLQLHSHCLTGLAPLCALDAIGLGVDTVHTATSPLAHGASHPPTEWVATNARRLGFEVDLDVEGLRPVADYFRYVAAREGKPLGEIAEYDPFHYEHQVPGGMISNLRSQLRDLGLEHRLEEILEEAARVRRELGYPIVVSPFAQFVVTQAVLNVIGRERYATVPDEVRRYALGYYGELAAPVDPQVLDRIVRNEQPVTARPGELLPPALERVRRDRGPFASDDDLLLAVFYDADQYGQLVAARPIRTAYPVATTPLLTLVKELAARPAVASVCLVKS